The Haloferax volcanii DS2 DNA segment AACTCCGTCTGGCTCTCGTCGAGGCCGTAGGCGATGAACTGCGCTTTCATCCGCTCGGCCGTCTCGCGAATCTCCTCGAACGTGCCCTTCCCGTTGAGGTAGGCGTGTACGTCCGCCAGCAGCACGACGACTTCGAAGCCCGCCGCTTGGAGGTCGATGAGCTTGTTGGCGGTGAGCATGTGACCGATGTGGAGGACGCCGGAGGGCTCGTAGCCCACGTACGCTCGCTTGCCCTCGGGGTCGTCGGCCAGCGCGCGCACTTCGTCCTCCGTGACCACTTCGGAGGCGTTCCGAGTGATCAGGTCGTATGCGTCCATACACGTCCGGTGTCGGGGACGTGGCATATGACTTCTGGAAGCCGCCCGCGGGCGAAACGGACAACACCCACCGGTCCCAACTCCGGGTGATGTCCGACTCAGGAACCACGACGCGTGCGCCCGTCATCATCTTCGCCGCGCTCATCCTCGTCGTCTTCGGCCTGCTCGCGGTCATGTGGGCGTCGGTCCGCGGCGGCCACCTCCTCCCGCACATCCTCGGCTTCGCCGTCTACTTTCTCGCGTTCCACGTCTACCTGCCGTACCGAGTCCACAAGGACGCGACGCTCAAGGGGCGAAACGCGACGTTCTGGGCCGTCATCGCCTTCTTACTGCCGCTCGTCGGCGCGGCGCTGTACTTCGTGGTCGCCGTCGTCGGCCACGACGCGACCGACTAATCCCTCGCTTCGACGCTATCCGCGCCGGTTCTCGGCGCGGTGTTCGGAGATAATCTGGTCGACCATCTCCTCGCGCTGTTCCTTCTGCCGTTCTTCCGCCCGGTCTTCCCAGTCGGAAATTGCAGATTCGACTTCGGACTCCTTCGCCACGGCGAGTTCGTCTATCTCCTGAATCGTCACGCCGCCGGCGGGTGCGACCGGCACGTCGGCCTCGAACAGCACCTCGTCTGCGGCCTCCGAGAGGTTGCCCGACCGGAGGACGACCTTGGGGTCGAACTCGGCGAGGCGCTCGGCGGTCGTCCGCCCCGCCCCGCTGGCGTCGCGGAGGTAGACCACGTCGCCCGCGGCGATGCCGTACTCCTCGACGGTGTGGTCGAGCGCGCCGTTGGTGAACTGCTCGACGATTTTGACGGGCACGAGATTTCCGCCGGATTCGTTCGCTTCGCTCTCTCTTCCGGCGACTTCCCACTCGCTGTCGCTCGTGAAAATCCCGTTCGTGTTCACGTCCGCGAAGTTCGAGTGGTCGAGCTTCCACAGCGACTTCAGCTGGTCGAGCTTGTCTGCGAGCTCCGCCTTGTCGGATTCGAGCGATTCGACTTTCCGCTCTAACCGACCGTTCTCGCGTTCCAGTCGGGTGACTTCGCGGCGCTCGCGGGCCTCGCGACGCTCCTCGCGGCGGGCGTCGGAGAGTTCCTCCTTGTACTCCTCGATGGTCTCGTCTTTCTCCTCGATGGTCGACTTCAGGTCCCCGACGTGCGATTCGAGGCGCTCGACCCGCGACCGCAACTCCCGAATCTCGCGTTCTTCGGGCGTGAGTTCGGGTTCCTCGTGAGCCTCCTCGTCGGCGTCGTCGGGGTCGCCCCCGTCGCCGTCGTCGGCCATCTCGCGGAGAACGGCCTCGACCGACTCCTCGCTGACGAGGACGCGGGCGATGACCTCCTCGCGGTCCACGTCGGCGGGCACCTTCCGGGAGATGCGCTCGAACTGGTCTTCGTGGTCGTCGAAGGCGAACAGCGCCGCGGCGAGGGCGTCGCGCTCGTGGTCGTTCTCGTAGTCGACCTCGCGGGTTCGGTGGAGCTTCTCGTCCACGGGGATGTCGCTCGCGGGGGCCCAGCCGGCGGCGTCGAAGCTCCGGCGGAACTTCTCGACCGTCTCGGGCATCGGCTGCACGTCGGCGGCGACGAGACTCGGTCGCCCGCGCTCGATGAGCCACTCGATGACGGCGGCGGTGTCGGCGGTGCGCGTCGAGTGCACGTCGAGGACGCGCCCGTCGAGGCCGACGACGGCGACGGCGGTGGTCGTGCCGGGGTCGATGCCGACGATGACGCGGTCGCGGCGCTTCACGAGCGGTTCGAACTCGATGCCGTCGCGGCGCTCGCGCTCGATTTCGACGCGGGTGTCGCCCGAGCGGTGGCTGGACACGGGGATGTCCTCGGGCCGCCCTTCGACGGTAAACAGCGCCTGCGAGTAGCCGCCGTACTTCTCGGTCACGTCCCGTTCGTAGTCGAGGTTGGCCTCCTTCAGCGAGGACTCGACCTCGCGGGACTGCTGTTTGACCGACCCGTGGATGCGGCGCGTGTAGCGGTCCTGACTCCACCCGCCCTTACCCGTCGAGCGGCCGCGAGAGACCTTCACGGTCGTCGTGTTCTCGAATGCGGCGACCTCGTAGCCGACGTTGGCGAGGGCGAGCCGGGCCGCGGCCTCGGCCTCCTTCATCGGGTCTTTGCCGTAGGGGACGCCGTGGCGCGAGGCGACCCGCGAGAGCGGTTCCGGTCGCTCCGCGCCGGTCACTTGCACCAACTGCGTCCCGTGGGGGAGCCACCGCAGGAAGCGGACTAAATCGTCCTTGTCGGTCGCCAACTCGTACATGTTGTCCGTGGCGACGACGCGCGGTTCGTCGCGCTCGATGAGGCGGCGTAACTTGCGGAAGGAGACCACGTCTCGTTCGATTCGGACCTCGTCTGACTCGGTGTCTCGGGTGTCCAACACGACCAGCGCGTACGACGGCGAGTCGCCGCGGATATCGCCGCTCTGGATGTCGACGCCGAAGACGACCGAGTCGAGCGCACTCGTCCGGTCGTTCACGACGGCGACTAGGGTCGCGCCGAATATATACTCCACGCCGGTTGCGGATACCGACTCGCCTCGGGTGTCGCGTTTGCCCGTCTCGGCCGACGACGCCGTTGCCACCGACGACACCGCCGCCGGGACCCGCGATTGACACGAAACAAACAAGTTTCGGCTATTTGAAAGTAGAGTGATAAGTTCTGACATCCCCGACCCGCCGTCGGTGACCTCCCGGTCGCTGACGCGCATCGCCCTCATCGGTGTCGTCGCCCTCCTCCTTATCGCCGCCCCAATCGCCGGGGTCCTCGCGTGGGAACCCGTCGAGGAAGGGAACGTCAAGGTGGTCAAGAAGTGGGGCGCGACCACCGGCACCGTCTTCGAACCCGGCGCGCACTTCGTCAACCCCGTCTCGCAGTCGACCTCGTCGCTGTCGGTGCGACCGCAGTCGTACACGATGTCGTCGTCGACGAGCGAAGGCGACAGGCGCGGCGACGACGCCATCACCGTCCTGAGCGAAGACGGCCTCCGGACGGACATCGATGTGACCGTCCGCTACCGAATCGACGCCGGACAGGCGGTCGAGTTCTACCGCAACTACCGGACGCTCGCCACCGCCGAAGAGCGCCTGATTCGCCCGTCGATTCGGTCGGTGCTCCGGACCGAAGCGGGCCGACTGCCCGTCACCGTCATCTACACCGGCGAGAGTCAGACCCAGTTGAAGGCCGCCGCCGAGCGTGAACTCGCCGAGGAGTTCGCCGACGACGGCCTCATCCTCGAAGCGGTGCAGGTCCGCAACGTCGAACTCCCCGCCGAGTACGCGCAGGCGGTCGAACAGAAGGAAATCACCGAACAGCGCCGCCAGCAGAAGCAGGACGAACTCGCCGTCGAGGAACTCGAAGCCGAGCGCAAGCGCATCGAGGCGCAGGGGCAGGCGGACGCCAACCGCATCCTCGCGGAGTCGCTGTCCGACGAGGTGCTGGCCCAGAAGTACATCGGGAAACTCGACGAGACGGACACCGTCTACATCCCGGTCGGCGACGGCGGCTACCCGCAGTTCGTCCGGTCGCTCGATAGTGACGGGTCGTCCTCGTCGGGTTCGTCCGCCGGTTCGTCGTCGGACACTACCTCGGCGTCGTCGAGGTCGTCGACCTCGTCCGGCTCCGAAAACGAGACGAGCAACTGACGCCGTCGATGCGTCTCCTCCGTGAACTGGCCGTCGCGGTCGCGTTGCTGGTCATCGTCGGCGTCCTCGCGCGCTCCGGTGTCGGCCGGTTCGTCCTGCCGGTCGTCGGCCTCGCGGTCGCCGCGGCGCTCGTGGCGCTCCTCGCAACACAGTCGGCGTACCCACGGACGGCCGTCGGCCCGCGGACGAGAATCATCGAATCGGCCGCCCAGTCCGCGGACGCCGCCTGCGTCGAGTGCGGGTCGCCCGCGACGGCGCGCCGGCGCTACGTCCGCGAGTGGGTCGTCCTCGGGGTTCCCGTCGTCCTCCTCGACGACGGCGAGAACCCGGTCTGCGACGCCCACCGCGACTGACCCGACCTCGTCTTTCGGCTCGATGGCCCGTTCAGCGGCCGCTCAGACGAGCCTGCCCGTCGAGACGAACTCGACGCGCCCGCCGACGCGGACCGCCACCTCGTCGCCGCGGTCCTCGGCTTCGAGGTGGAGTTGGGACGGTCGGCCCATCTCGTAGCCCTGCTCGACCGTGACCTCGATTTCGTCGTCTCCGAAGTAGCGATGGCGGGCGAGGTAGCCAGCGAAACAGCCGTTCGCGCTCCCGGTTGCGGGGTCCTCGGTGACGCCGTGGCCGGGCGCGTACATCCGCGCCGCGAAGTCGTTCGCGTCGTCGCGGGGGTCCGGACAGAACAGAAAGAGGTTCTCGACGCCCACGTCGTCGAAGAACGACCGGTACGCCGGGGTAAACACCTCGCT contains these protein-coding regions:
- a CDS encoding DUF460 domain-containing protein, with translation MNDRTSALDSVVFGVDIQSGDIRGDSPSYALVVLDTRDTESDEVRIERDVVSFRKLRRLIERDEPRVVATDNMYELATDKDDLVRFLRWLPHGTQLVQVTGAERPEPLSRVASRHGVPYGKDPMKEAEAAARLALANVGYEVAAFENTTTVKVSRGRSTGKGGWSQDRYTRRIHGSVKQQSREVESSLKEANLDYERDVTEKYGGYSQALFTVEGRPEDIPVSSHRSGDTRVEIERERRDGIEFEPLVKRRDRVIVGIDPGTTTAVAVVGLDGRVLDVHSTRTADTAAVIEWLIERGRPSLVAADVQPMPETVEKFRRSFDAAGWAPASDIPVDEKLHRTREVDYENDHERDALAAALFAFDDHEDQFERISRKVPADVDREEVIARVLVSEESVEAVLREMADDGDGGDPDDADEEAHEEPELTPEEREIRELRSRVERLESHVGDLKSTIEEKDETIEEYKEELSDARREERREARERREVTRLERENGRLERKVESLESDKAELADKLDQLKSLWKLDHSNFADVNTNGIFTSDSEWEVAGRESEANESGGNLVPVKIVEQFTNGALDHTVEEYGIAAGDVVYLRDASGAGRTTAERLAEFDPKVVLRSGNLSEAADEVLFEADVPVAPAGGVTIQEIDELAVAKESEVESAISDWEDRAEERQKEQREEMVDQIISEHRAENRRG
- a CDS encoding prohibitin family protein, producing MSSDIPDPPSVTSRSLTRIALIGVVALLLIAAPIAGVLAWEPVEEGNVKVVKKWGATTGTVFEPGAHFVNPVSQSTSSLSVRPQSYTMSSSTSEGDRRGDDAITVLSEDGLRTDIDVTVRYRIDAGQAVEFYRNYRTLATAEERLIRPSIRSVLRTEAGRLPVTVIYTGESQTQLKAAAERELAEEFADDGLILEAVQVRNVELPAEYAQAVEQKEITEQRRQQKQDELAVEELEAERKRIEAQGQADANRILAESLSDEVLAQKYIGKLDETDTVYIPVGDGGYPQFVRSLDSDGSSSSGSSAGSSSDTTSASSRSSTSSGSENETSN
- a CDS encoding ATPase is translated as MAYDFWKPPAGETDNTHRSQLRVMSDSGTTTRAPVIIFAALILVVFGLLAVMWASVRGGHLLPHILGFAVYFLAFHVYLPYRVHKDATLKGRNATFWAVIAFLLPLVGAALYFVVAVVGHDATD